In one Pungitius pungitius chromosome 13, fPunPun2.1, whole genome shotgun sequence genomic region, the following are encoded:
- the LOC119213919 gene encoding tubulin alpha chain-like, with translation MGNACWELYCLEHGIQPDGQMPSDKTIGGGDDSFNTFFSETGAGKHVPRAVFVDLEPTVIDEVRQGTYRQLFHPEQLITGKEDAANNYARGHYTIGKEIIDLVLDRTRKLADQCTGLQGFLIFHSFGGGTGSGFTSLLMERLSVDYGKKSKLEFAVYPAPQVSTAVVEPYNSILTTHTTLEHSDCAFMVDNEAIYDICRRNLDIERPSYTNLNRLIGQIVSSITASLRFDGALNVDLTEFQTNLVPYPRIHFPLATYAPVISAEKAYHEQLSVAEITNACFEPANQMVKCDPRHGKYMACCLLYRGDVVPKEVNSAIATIKTKRTIQFVDWCPTGFKVGINYQPPTVVPGGDLAKVQRAVCMLSNTTAIAEAWARLDHKFDLMYAKRAFVHWYVGEGMEEGEFSEAREDMAALEKDYEEVGTDSVGEEEEEGEEY, from the exons ATGGGCAATGCCTGCTGGGAGCTCTACTGCCTGGAGCACGGCATCCAGCCGGATGGACAGATGCCCAGTGACAAGACCatcggaggaggagacgactcCTTCAACACCTTCTTCAGTGAGACTGGAGCTGGAAAACATGTTCCCAGAGCCGTGTTTGTGGACCTGGAGCCAACGGTCATAG ATGAGGTCCGTCAAGGAACCTACCGCCAGCTCTTCCATCCTGAGCAGCTGATCACTGGAAAGGAGGACGCCGCCAACAACTACGCCCGCGGTCACTACACCATCGGCAAGGAGATCATAGACCTGGTTCTGGACAGGACTCGAAAACTG GCTGACCAGTGCACAGGGCTCCAGGGTTTCCTCATCTTCCACTCCTTTGGAGGAGGAACCGGCTCTggcttcacctctctgctgatgGAGCGTCTCTCAGTTGACTACGGCAAAAAATCCAAACTTGAGTTTGCAGTCTACCCAGCCCCCCAGGTGTCCACAGCTGTGGTGGAGCCCTACAACTCCATCCTGACCACTCACACCACCTTGGAGCACTCTGACTGCGCCTTCATGGTGGACAACGAGGCCATCTACGACATCTGCCGCAGGAACCTGGACATCGAGCGTCCCAGCTACACCAACCTCAACAGGCTGATCGGACAGATCGTCTCCTCCATCACGGCCTCCCTGCGCTTCGATGGAGCCTTGAACGTAGACCTGACGGAGTTTCAAACCAACTTGGTGCCCTACCCTCGAATCCACTTCCCTTTGGCCACCTACGCTCCCGTTATCTCAGCAGAGAAGGCCTATCACGAGCAGCTCTCAGTGGCTGAAATCACAAATGCCTGCTTTGAGCCGGCCAATCAGATGGTGAAGTGTGATCCTCGCCACGGTAAATACATGGCCTGCTGTCTGTTGTACCGCGGAGACGTGGTGCCCAAGGAGGTGAATTCTGCCATCGCCACCATCAAGACAAAGCGCACCATCCAGTTTGTGGACTGGTGTCCCACCGGCTTCAAGGTGGGCATCAACTACCAGCCTCCCACTGTGGTCCCTGGAGGAGACCTGGCCAAGGTGCAGAGGGCCGTGTGCATGCTGAGCAACACCACCGCCATCGCCGAGGCCTGGGCTCGACTCGACCACAAGTTTGACCTGATGTACGCCAAGAGGGCCTTCGTCCACTGGTATGTTGgagaggggatggaggagggggagttcTCAGAGGCCAGAGAGGACATGGCCGCCCTGGAGAAGGATTACGAGGAGGTGGGCACCGACAGTGtcggtgaggaagaagaagagggagaggaataCTAA